A portion of the Syntrophaceae bacterium genome contains these proteins:
- a CDS encoding rubrerythrin family protein: MTEQTRKNVEAAFVGEAKAYFRLLAFAGKADDEGYPQVARLFRAVAAAEAVHAQSHFELLETVRSTEENLKLSFEKETFVNGVAYPAFLKQAWADEDKLSVWYFTKARNAEERHAHLYKLALSDMASDKETKYFVCSYCGWIETLSRPETCPNCGRAPELYREIT; encoded by the coding sequence ATGACCGAGCAGACGCGGAAGAATGTGGAAGCGGCCTTTGTCGGAGAGGCGAAGGCCTATTTCCGTCTCCTGGCCTTTGCCGGGAAGGCTGATGACGAGGGGTACCCTCAGGTGGCCCGGCTCTTTCGCGCCGTGGCGGCCGCGGAGGCCGTCCACGCACAGAGCCATTTCGAACTGCTGGAAACGGTCCGATCGACCGAGGAAAACCTCAAGCTGTCCTTCGAGAAAGAGACCTTCGTCAACGGGGTCGCCTACCCGGCGTTTCTGAAGCAGGCGTGGGCCGACGAGGACAAGCTCTCGGTCTGGTACTTCACGAAGGCCCGCAATGCCGAGGAGCGGCACGCCCACCTCTACAAGCTGGCCCTTTCCGACATGGCCAGTGACAAGGAAACGAAGTACTTCGTCTGTTCCTACTGCGGATGGATCGAAACGCTGTCCCGGCCCGAGACGTGCCCCAATTGCGGGCGCGCGCCGGAGCTCTACAGGGAGATCACCTGA
- a CDS encoding methylmalonyl-CoA mutase, protein MQDEKRVRILMAKFGEGHENAVVRLALAFRESGFEIIYTETQTPESIVNSAIQEDVDHIGITTLPGAKIDDIRRVIQLLDQAGARDIGVTAGGFLSYDDIPKLKEVGIVQFFPMGTTIQELIDWAKANIRQTH, encoded by the coding sequence ATGCAGGACGAGAAGCGGGTGAGGATCCTCATGGCGAAGTTCGGGGAGGGGCATGAGAACGCCGTGGTCAGACTCGCCCTCGCCTTTCGCGAGTCGGGCTTCGAGATCATCTACACGGAGACCCAGACACCGGAGTCCATCGTGAACTCGGCCATCCAGGAGGACGTGGACCACATTGGGATCACGACCCTTCCCGGCGCCAAGATCGACGACATCCGTCGCGTCATTCAGCTGCTGGACCAGGCGGGGGCGCGTGATATCGGCGTGACGGCCGGCGGGTTTCTCAGCTACGACGACATCCCGAAACTCAAGGAAGTCGGAATCGTGCAGTTCTTCCCCATGGGCACGACGATTCAGGAGCTCATCGACTGGGCCAAGGCCAACATCAGGCAGACGCACTGA
- a CDS encoding butyryl-CoA:acetate CoA-transferase: MSYAEEYKRKLTTPEEAVKVVKSGDWIDYGFGHTKPIALDKALAARKDELKDINIRHTLSLTPQACIEADPEGDVFTLQDWHFSGYSRKLHDRGRCYYHPMIFRNQPLFYKKSIKSVDVAMIRVTKMDKDGFFNLHLGNASVRAALDVAKKIILEVNPLLPWALGGRDEVVHISEVDAIVEFESKVEVIPPAAPTEIDKKIAGYIVPMIPNGACIQLGIGGLPNFIGSQLAESDLKDLGCHTEMLVDAYYHMAQAGKLTNKKKGVDKKKSAYAFAAGSQFLYDWIDRNPSLASYPVSYTNAPHVMCQHDNMISINACIEVDLFGQVSSESSGPRHISGTGGQLDFATGAYMSEGGMSFICCNSSYKDKQGNTKSRIVPTLPPGSIVTVPRTQAHMIVTEYGIADLAGKTTWQRAEALINIAHPDLRDDLVREAEKMNIWRKANK; the protein is encoded by the coding sequence ATGTCGTACGCAGAAGAGTACAAGAGGAAACTGACAACCCCGGAAGAAGCTGTGAAGGTGGTGAAAAGCGGAGACTGGATCGATTACGGGTTCGGCCACACCAAGCCGATCGCTCTGGACAAGGCTCTTGCTGCTCGCAAAGACGAACTGAAGGACATCAACATCCGGCACACGCTGAGCCTGACACCCCAGGCCTGCATCGAAGCCGATCCCGAGGGGGACGTGTTCACCCTCCAGGACTGGCATTTCTCGGGCTATTCCCGGAAGCTCCATGACCGGGGCCGGTGCTACTACCACCCCATGATCTTCCGCAACCAGCCCCTGTTCTACAAGAAGAGCATCAAGAGCGTCGACGTGGCCATGATCCGCGTGACGAAAATGGACAAGGACGGTTTTTTCAACCTCCACTTGGGGAACGCATCGGTCCGCGCGGCCCTCGACGTTGCCAAGAAGATCATCCTCGAAGTCAACCCGCTCCTTCCCTGGGCGCTGGGCGGGCGTGACGAGGTCGTGCATATTTCCGAAGTCGACGCCATCGTCGAGTTCGAATCCAAGGTGGAGGTCATCCCCCCCGCCGCCCCGACGGAAATCGACAAGAAGATCGCCGGCTATATCGTCCCCATGATCCCCAACGGCGCCTGCATCCAGCTGGGCATCGGCGGGCTGCCCAACTTCATCGGCAGCCAGCTGGCCGAATCGGACCTGAAGGACCTGGGCTGCCACACGGAGATGCTCGTCGATGCCTACTACCACATGGCCCAGGCGGGCAAGCTGACGAATAAGAAGAAGGGCGTGGACAAGAAGAAGAGCGCCTACGCATTCGCCGCGGGCAGCCAATTTCTCTATGACTGGATCGACCGGAACCCGTCGCTGGCCTCCTACCCCGTGTCCTACACCAACGCCCCCCACGTCATGTGCCAGCACGACAACATGATCTCGATCAACGCCTGCATCGAGGTCGACCTCTTCGGGCAGGTCTCGTCCGAGTCCTCCGGGCCGCGGCACATCAGCGGCACGGGCGGGCAGCTCGACTTCGCCACCGGCGCCTACATGTCCGAGGGCGGCATGTCCTTCATCTGCTGCAACTCCTCCTACAAGGACAAGCAGGGCAACACGAAGTCCCGTATCGTCCCCACGCTGCCTCCCGGCTCGATCGTGACGGTGCCGCGCACACAGGCCCACATGATCGTCACCGAGTACGGCATTGCGGACCTGGCCGGCAAGACGACCTGGCAGCGCGCCGAGGCCCTGATCAACATCGCCCACCCCGACCTGCGCGACGATCTCGTCCGGGAGGCGGAGAAGATGAACATCTGGCGCAAGGCCAACAAGTAA
- a CDS encoding extracellular solute-binding protein, producing the protein MNRTIRTLAAVAAAICLVLPGAAWAAKEVVLYSSNPPEAIDLVSKGFEKKTGIKVSTVRLGTGEAMKRIQAEKDRPLCDIFWSGDVAVLDAAKEHFMPYRSPQAKVLPAGYVDKTDRWTSTNTHVMIIMVNKSLVKDADRLKAWKDLLDPKWKGKVVMANPEKSGSAYAQVYGIWKLYDWDGVKKLIANAKILDSSSLIYKGVAAGEYPVGITMEYAAHRYIAGGDKNVAIVYPSDGAFLAPEAAAIIKGAPHPEEAKKFFDYLLTKEVQDEIFRQFSRRPARPDAAAVKGLPALKSIPVLKSFDPLEATAKEKEILRQWKQIILSK; encoded by the coding sequence ATGAATCGAACCATCCGCACATTGGCCGCCGTCGCAGCGGCAATCTGCCTCGTCCTGCCGGGCGCGGCCTGGGCCGCAAAGGAAGTCGTCCTCTACTCTTCCAACCCGCCTGAGGCCATCGACCTCGTGAGCAAGGGCTTCGAGAAGAAGACGGGGATCAAGGTCTCCACGGTGCGGCTCGGCACCGGAGAGGCGATGAAGCGCATCCAGGCCGAGAAGGACCGGCCCCTGTGCGACATCTTCTGGAGCGGTGACGTGGCCGTCCTCGACGCGGCGAAGGAACACTTCATGCCCTACCGCTCGCCCCAGGCGAAGGTGCTGCCCGCGGGCTACGTCGACAAGACCGATCGCTGGACGAGCACCAACACCCACGTCATGATCATCATGGTCAACAAGTCCCTCGTGAAGGACGCCGATCGGCTCAAGGCCTGGAAAGACCTGCTGGATCCCAAATGGAAGGGCAAGGTCGTCATGGCCAACCCCGAGAAATCCGGCTCGGCCTACGCCCAAGTCTACGGGATCTGGAAGCTCTACGATTGGGACGGCGTCAAGAAGCTCATCGCCAACGCCAAGATCCTCGACAGCTCGAGCCTGATCTACAAGGGGGTTGCAGCCGGCGAGTACCCCGTGGGGATCACCATGGAGTACGCCGCCCACCGCTACATCGCGGGCGGCGACAAGAACGTGGCCATCGTCTATCCCTCGGACGGGGCCTTCCTCGCCCCCGAAGCGGCGGCGATCATCAAAGGTGCCCCGCATCCCGAGGAGGCGAAGAAGTTCTTCGACTACCTCCTCACCAAGGAGGTCCAGGACGAGATCTTCCGGCAGTTCTCGCGCCGTCCCGCCCGGCCCGACGCGGCGGCCGTCAAGGGGCTGCCCGCCCTCAAGAGCATCCCGGTGCTCAAGTCCTTCGATCCCCTGGAGGCCACGGCGAAGGAGAAGGAGATCCTCAGACAGTGGAAGCAGATCATCCTCTCGAAGTAG
- a CDS encoding Nramp family divalent metal transporter gives MLKWLKRIDRKSLLFFLSIVGPGFITANVDNDAAGITTYSVAGSHYGYALLWSFIPMLALLVIVQEMVARLGVVTGKGLSDLIREEYGVKTTVFVMLALLLTNLGTCAAEFAGLAASLEIFGVSRYVSVPLACGVIWLLVVRGNYRTVERVFLGACIIYFSYILSGFMARPDWGEVARHTVWPTFRMDAAFIGLLIGMVGTTISPWMQFYQQASIVEKNVRIEDYRFVRWDVILGCIMASTVAFFIVVACGATLFKSGILIETAEDAAMALEPLAGEFAKTLFAVGLVNASLFAATILPLSTTYTICEGMGWESGVNKDFSEAPQFMGLYTGLILVSGGLILIPGAPLIKIMLVSQIINGILLPFVLIFILLLINKRDLMGPYVNGRLNNWVSWGSVVILIGLSLALIYLGVAQMLAG, from the coding sequence ATGCTGAAATGGCTGAAGAGGATAGACCGGAAGAGCCTGCTGTTTTTCCTCAGCATCGTCGGTCCGGGGTTCATCACGGCCAACGTGGACAACGATGCCGCGGGCATCACCACCTACTCGGTGGCCGGCTCCCACTACGGCTACGCCCTGCTGTGGTCCTTCATCCCCATGCTCGCGCTGCTCGTCATCGTGCAGGAGATGGTCGCGCGGCTCGGCGTCGTGACGGGCAAGGGCCTCTCGGACCTGATCCGCGAGGAGTACGGCGTGAAGACCACCGTGTTCGTCATGCTTGCCCTGCTCCTGACCAACCTGGGGACCTGCGCCGCCGAGTTCGCCGGGCTTGCGGCCAGCCTCGAGATCTTCGGGGTGAGCCGCTACGTCTCGGTGCCCCTGGCCTGCGGCGTCATCTGGCTGCTCGTCGTGAGGGGAAACTACAGGACCGTCGAGCGGGTGTTTCTCGGGGCCTGCATCATCTACTTCTCCTACATCCTCTCGGGGTTCATGGCCCGGCCCGACTGGGGGGAGGTCGCCCGTCACACGGTCTGGCCGACGTTCCGCATGGACGCCGCCTTCATCGGGCTTCTCATCGGCATGGTGGGGACGACCATTTCGCCCTGGATGCAGTTTTACCAGCAGGCCTCCATCGTCGAGAAGAACGTCCGTATCGAGGACTACCGGTTCGTGCGCTGGGACGTGATTCTCGGCTGCATCATGGCCTCCACGGTGGCCTTCTTCATCGTCGTGGCCTGCGGGGCCACGCTGTTCAAGAGTGGGATCCTCATCGAGACGGCCGAGGACGCCGCCATGGCCCTCGAGCCCCTGGCCGGCGAGTTCGCGAAGACGCTCTTCGCCGTGGGCCTGGTGAACGCCTCGCTCTTCGCGGCGACGATCCTCCCCCTTTCGACGACCTACACGATCTGTGAAGGTATGGGGTGGGAGTCGGGCGTCAACAAGGACTTCAGCGAGGCGCCGCAGTTCATGGGCCTCTACACGGGCCTGATCCTCGTCAGCGGCGGGCTCATTCTCATCCCCGGGGCCCCCCTCATCAAGATCATGCTCGTCTCGCAGATCATCAACGGGATCCTGCTGCCCTTCGTCCTGATCTTCATCCTTCTGCTCATCAACAAGAGGGACCTCATGGGCCCTTATGTCAACGGCCGGCTCAACAACTGGGTCTCCTGGGGGTCCGTCGTCATCCTGATCGGTCTGAGCCTCGCGCTGATCTACCTCGGCGTTGCACAGATGCTGGCGGGCTGA
- the hslO gene encoding Hsp33 family molecular chaperone HslO, which yields MSDYLLRVLSDKANVIGLACRTTELVNLACRLHGTTPTASAALGRALTGGLLLGALAKPGLRVGLKFEGNGPLKKILVEADSEGNVRGFVGVPNVDVMVKDGKLHVSGVLGKEGHLTVFKDVGLDKPYQGIVKLRTGEIAEDIAYYLAESEQIPSAVGLGVYVETDGRVSAAGGFLVQSLPPSEEATLDRLIDNIGRVRSVTDVLRDGKAPEDLLGLIFEGIPYKILEKKGLSFRCNCSRDRIEEVLISLGCTELRRLAEEKGEAEVTCEFCRAAYRFDRTDLEQLIRDIECGGTPDAPVPPK from the coding sequence ATGTCCGACTACCTCTTGCGCGTGCTGAGCGACAAGGCCAACGTCATCGGGCTGGCGTGCCGGACGACGGAACTGGTGAATCTCGCCTGCCGTCTCCACGGGACGACGCCGACGGCCTCGGCGGCCCTGGGGAGGGCCCTGACGGGGGGGCTGCTCCTGGGGGCGCTCGCAAAACCGGGCCTGCGCGTCGGGCTCAAGTTCGAGGGAAACGGCCCCCTGAAGAAGATCCTCGTCGAGGCCGACAGCGAGGGAAACGTCAGGGGCTTCGTGGGCGTGCCCAACGTCGACGTGATGGTGAAGGACGGAAAGCTCCATGTCTCGGGGGTCCTGGGGAAGGAAGGCCATCTCACCGTCTTCAAGGACGTCGGGCTCGACAAGCCCTACCAGGGCATCGTGAAGCTGCGCACGGGCGAGATCGCCGAAGACATCGCCTACTATCTGGCCGAGTCCGAGCAGATCCCGTCGGCCGTAGGCCTCGGGGTGTATGTGGAGACGGACGGACGCGTCTCGGCGGCCGGCGGTTTTCTCGTCCAGTCGCTGCCCCCCTCGGAGGAGGCGACCCTTGACCGGCTGATCGACAACATCGGCCGGGTCCGCTCGGTCACCGATGTCCTCAGGGACGGCAAGGCGCCCGAGGACCTTCTCGGCCTCATCTTCGAGGGGATTCCGTACAAGATCCTGGAAAAAAAGGGGCTATCCTTCCGGTGCAACTGCAGTCGCGACCGCATCGAGGAGGTCCTGATTTCACTCGGCTGCACCGAGCTGAGGCGCCTTGCCGAGGAGAAGGGCGAAGCCGAGGTGACCTGTGAATTCTGCCGGGCGGCGTACCGCTTCGACCGGACCGATCTCGAGCAACTGATTCGCGACATCGAGTGCGGCGGGACGCCGGATGCTCCGGTGCCGCCGAAATGA
- a CDS encoding glycoside hydrolase: MARTRARKGGASAGGMGKKRVTFSMHAPHAREVSVAGTFNDWDPSSRPLKREAGGTWKAVFYLPPGRYEYRFVVDGIWTDDPCCTTRCWNQYGGENCILVVE; the protein is encoded by the coding sequence ATGGCACGTACCCGTGCACGGAAAGGCGGCGCGTCGGCAGGCGGGATGGGCAAGAAACGGGTCACTTTCTCCATGCACGCCCCTCACGCCCGCGAGGTGTCGGTCGCCGGGACCTTCAACGACTGGGACCCCTCGAGCCGGCCCCTCAAGAGAGAGGCGGGGGGAACCTGGAAGGCGGTCTTTTATCTCCCGCCCGGACGGTACGAATACCGGTTCGTCGTCGACGGCATCTGGACCGACGACCCCTGCTGCACGACACGCTGCTGGAACCAGTACGGCGGCGAGAACTGCATCCTCGTCGTCGAGTAG
- a CDS encoding ABC transporter ATP-binding protein: MRVVLKGISKVFGKLRAVDDVSLEIGDGDFFTLLGPSGCGKTTLLRVIAGFYTPDGGEVYFGDRLVNDVPPHRRETGMVFQSYALFPHLTVWENIAYGLRVRKVGRAEMDARIGDMIRSVRLEGLEKRFPSQLSGGQQQRVALARALVISPQILLMDEPLSNLDAKLRVAMREEIRRIQKQLGITTIYVTHDQEEAMAVSDRIAILNHGRLEQLGSPDEIYFRPRSRFAAEFMGGSNILELRVLSYDEAASTLRAETGGKVLTMRAPRPAGERAYLSVRPEWVRIVDGNGGDAVEGTVESTTFLGALVRYRVKALGGRSITVEVHNPRAEDIRREGAAVRLRFDPERLVILGD; encoded by the coding sequence ATGCGGGTCGTCCTGAAGGGCATCAGCAAGGTATTCGGGAAGCTCAGGGCCGTGGACGATGTGAGCCTCGAGATCGGCGACGGGGATTTCTTCACCCTGCTCGGGCCCAGCGGCTGCGGCAAGACGACCCTGTTGCGCGTCATCGCCGGCTTCTACACCCCCGACGGGGGGGAGGTCTATTTCGGCGATCGGCTCGTCAACGACGTGCCGCCGCACCGGCGCGAGACGGGCATGGTCTTCCAGAGCTACGCCCTCTTTCCCCATCTGACCGTGTGGGAGAACATCGCCTACGGCCTGAGGGTCCGGAAGGTGGGCCGTGCCGAGATGGATGCCCGGATCGGGGACATGATCCGCAGCGTGCGTCTCGAGGGGCTCGAGAAGCGCTTCCCGAGCCAGCTCTCGGGCGGGCAGCAGCAGCGGGTGGCCCTCGCCCGGGCACTCGTCATCTCGCCGCAGATCCTTCTGATGGACGAGCCGCTCTCGAACCTCGACGCCAAGCTGCGCGTCGCCATGCGCGAGGAGATCCGCCGCATCCAGAAGCAGCTCGGGATCACCACGATCTACGTGACCCACGACCAGGAGGAGGCGATGGCCGTCTCGGACCGGATCGCCATCCTGAACCACGGGAGGCTCGAGCAGCTCGGGAGCCCCGACGAGATCTACTTCCGCCCCCGCAGCCGGTTTGCCGCCGAGTTCATGGGCGGCAGCAACATCCTCGAGCTGAGGGTGCTTTCCTATGACGAGGCCGCATCGACGCTCCGCGCGGAGACGGGAGGCAAGGTCCTCACGATGAGAGCCCCGCGGCCTGCCGGGGAGCGGGCGTATCTCTCCGTGCGGCCCGAGTGGGTCCGTATCGTCGACGGCAACGGCGGGGATGCCGTCGAGGGGACGGTGGAGAGCACGACCTTCCTGGGGGCCCTGGTACGCTACCGGGTGAAGGCCCTGGGCGGCAGGAGCATCACCGTCGAGGTCCACAACCCCCGCGCGGAGGACATCCGGCGGGAGGGAGCAGCCGTGCGGCTCCGCTTCGACCCGGAGCGCCTCGTGATCCTGGGGGATTGA
- a CDS encoding Tim44 domain-containing protein, translated as MSSNRWVTKGIMFLTLFFFLCFLIPDEVFARAGGGRSSTGSRGSRTYSAPASPSTPSPASPSRSVTSPSSPTASAPYSFWRSMAGGMVGGLIGGMLFRSLGFAGDGAFGGGVGLLDIVLIGAILYFIYRFIKRRREQEAMAGAYYQGGPAGTSTPGYTPPMGSPAVEGNDVERGISHVRQMDAGFDEKAFTDACMDVFFRVQGAWANRDMSTVREVLTDEMYGILSEDARKLKAERKINRLENIAVRSVEITEAWQESGQDYITVKFAANLLDYTIDESTKEVLSGSRTEPVKFEEFWTFTRPVGRNAWKLSAIQQPQ; from the coding sequence ATGTCGAGCAATCGTTGGGTGACGAAAGGGATCATGTTCCTCACGTTGTTTTTCTTCCTGTGCTTCCTGATCCCCGATGAGGTCTTCGCAAGGGCGGGAGGCGGCCGTTCCTCCACCGGAAGCCGGGGATCGCGTACCTATTCGGCGCCCGCGAGCCCGTCTACCCCCTCGCCGGCGTCGCCTTCGCGCTCGGTCACATCACCGTCTTCTCCGACGGCTTCTGCGCCGTACAGCTTCTGGCGCAGCATGGCAGGCGGTATGGTGGGCGGACTCATCGGCGGCATGCTCTTCCGGAGCCTCGGGTTTGCCGGCGACGGTGCTTTCGGCGGAGGGGTCGGCCTTCTCGACATCGTCCTGATCGGGGCCATCCTCTATTTCATCTACCGTTTCATCAAGAGACGCCGCGAGCAGGAGGCCATGGCCGGCGCCTACTACCAGGGCGGCCCCGCGGGGACGTCCACACCGGGCTACACCCCGCCCATGGGAAGCCCTGCCGTTGAGGGCAACGACGTGGAGCGCGGGATTTCCCATGTCCGCCAGATGGACGCCGGGTTCGACGAGAAGGCGTTCACCGACGCCTGCATGGATGTGTTCTTCCGGGTTCAGGGGGCCTGGGCCAACCGAGACATGTCGACGGTAAGGGAGGTCCTGACCGACGAGATGTACGGGATTCTTTCGGAGGACGCCCGGAAGCTCAAGGCCGAGAGAAAGATCAACCGGCTGGAGAACATCGCCGTGCGGTCCGTCGAGATCACCGAGGCCTGGCAGGAGTCCGGGCAGGATTACATCACGGTGAAGTTCGCCGCCAACCTGCTGGACTACACGATCGACGAGTCGACGAAAGAGGTGCTCTCCGGCAGCCGGACGGAGCCCGTGAAGTTCGAGGAGTTCTGGACCTTTACGCGCCCTGTCGGGAGAAATGCCTGGAAGCTCTCGGCCATCCAGCAGCCGCAGTGA
- a CDS encoding magnesium transporter, protein MITDSIYLSELLNRQLLDRKGDPIGKIRDLSVAPGDPFPCVEGLYVKTPRGMAYIPMPEVQVLNKRVVTIRGDAASITYAEPREKEILIAKHILDRQIVDVNGVKVVRVNDVQLGRVNDHFGVLAIDVGFGGLIRRLGFGKARKGSLIPWRYVTTLEPGLDRLTLTMTRKSLAEMHPVDMAEILSQVSMQERTALLSKLDEETAGDVIGELDDKTAAKIISEMEPEKAADVLEHMDPDEAADVLGDLPEKKAVELLSRMEKEEAEEVRELLEHDEDTAGGLMTTDYICFPPDMTAEEVMKELRLVAPDIEMIYYLYVVDREERLLGVLSLKDLILAPPKAPLESFMVSNPKRVVATENKKEVAEMVSRYNLFAIPVVDETNRLLGIITVDDVVDMLLPTPLRRKR, encoded by the coding sequence ATGATCACGGACAGCATTTATCTCAGCGAACTCCTGAACCGCCAGCTTCTGGACAGGAAAGGGGACCCGATCGGGAAGATCCGTGACCTCAGCGTCGCACCGGGCGACCCCTTCCCCTGCGTGGAGGGCCTCTACGTCAAGACCCCGCGGGGGATGGCATACATCCCGATGCCCGAGGTCCAAGTCCTGAACAAGCGCGTCGTCACGATCCGGGGGGACGCGGCCTCCATCACATACGCCGAGCCGCGCGAGAAGGAGATCCTCATCGCGAAGCACATCCTGGACAGGCAGATCGTCGACGTCAACGGTGTGAAGGTCGTCCGCGTCAACGACGTGCAGCTCGGCCGGGTCAACGACCACTTCGGCGTGCTCGCCATCGACGTGGGCTTCGGGGGGCTCATCCGGAGGCTCGGCTTCGGGAAGGCCCGAAAGGGCTCCCTCATCCCCTGGCGCTACGTGACGACGCTGGAACCCGGCCTCGACCGGCTCACGCTGACGATGACCCGCAAGAGCCTTGCCGAGATGCACCCCGTAGACATGGCCGAGATCCTCTCCCAGGTCTCGATGCAGGAGAGAACGGCCCTGCTGAGCAAGCTGGACGAGGAAACGGCGGGCGACGTCATCGGCGAGCTCGACGACAAGACGGCCGCCAAGATCATCAGCGAGATGGAGCCCGAGAAGGCCGCCGACGTGCTCGAGCACATGGACCCCGACGAGGCGGCCGACGTCCTGGGCGACCTGCCGGAGAAGAAGGCCGTGGAGCTGCTGAGCCGCATGGAGAAGGAAGAGGCCGAGGAGGTCCGGGAACTCCTCGAGCACGACGAGGACACGGCGGGCGGCCTCATGACGACGGACTACATCTGCTTCCCGCCCGACATGACGGCCGAGGAGGTCATGAAGGAGCTTCGGCTCGTGGCGCCCGACATCGAGATGATCTACTACCTCTACGTCGTGGACCGGGAGGAACGCCTGCTCGGGGTTCTGTCGCTCAAGGACCTGATCCTCGCCCCGCCGAAGGCGCCGCTCGAGAGCTTCATGGTGAGCAACCCCAAGAGGGTCGTCGCCACGGAAAACAAGAAAGAGGTGGCCGAGATGGTCTCGCGGTACAACCTCTTCGCCATCCCGGTCGTTGACGAGACGAATCGCCTGCTCGGCATCATCACCGTGGACGACGTGGTGGACATGCTTCTGCCCACGCCGCTGAGGAGGAAGCGCTAG
- a CDS encoding iron ABC transporter permease — protein MPRIVNAWNGVYALAFAVIVLAVVYPMFTIFRASFVSPETGAWSLENYRAIFLYPFYRRCLENSLFVSVVSTVLSVAIGVPFAFFLSRYEMPGKNVIKTLATLPLILPTFIGAEAWLLLAGRNGLFFNLFQKVGIELPSIYGWKGIVLVFTLQFFPYVFLMVSAALHSIDRTLEEAATNLGAGRLRVFLTVTVPAVTPAVLAGALIVFYLSIENFGVPILIGEDFRVLSVQAYNEFISEMGGNPSMAGALSTVLLAITMGLTILQKYWVERKSYAMSAVQRPEVLRARPLSTLLMWLFCAGIVFTALFPFAVVMVSSVTKTSGPVMYYGEFSLENFVKAFTIAPRPIVNSFFLATVSTLVGIVFGLLVSYLLVRRRGKLSYLLDAMVMLPLAIAGTVQGIALAATYNTGLIVLTGTWMILALAYFIRKVPFSIKTTSSLLEQIDKSVEEASINLGVPPFRSFLKVVVPTMLPGIVAGAIIMWVTTLAELSSTIVLYYGPWATMTVEIFQRMGSGEFGPASAYATILILSVLVPLFFLQRVLGKDLTTAL, from the coding sequence ATGCCGCGCATCGTGAATGCCTGGAACGGGGTGTACGCCCTGGCCTTTGCCGTCATCGTCCTGGCCGTCGTCTACCCCATGTTCACCATCTTTCGGGCGAGCTTCGTGAGCCCCGAGACGGGCGCCTGGTCCCTGGAGAACTACCGGGCCATCTTCCTCTACCCCTTCTACCGGCGCTGCCTCGAGAACAGCCTCTTCGTGAGCGTGGTGTCCACAGTGCTCTCCGTGGCCATCGGCGTGCCCTTCGCCTTTTTCCTGTCGCGCTACGAGATGCCGGGCAAGAACGTCATCAAGACGCTCGCGACGCTGCCCCTGATCCTCCCCACCTTCATCGGGGCCGAGGCCTGGCTCCTTCTGGCCGGCCGAAACGGCCTGTTCTTCAACCTGTTCCAGAAGGTGGGGATCGAGCTGCCCAGCATCTACGGCTGGAAGGGAATCGTGCTCGTCTTCACCCTGCAGTTCTTTCCCTACGTCTTTCTCATGGTCTCGGCCGCCCTCCACTCCATCGACCGCACCCTCGAGGAGGCGGCCACCAACCTGGGTGCCGGCCGTTTGAGGGTTTTTCTCACCGTCACCGTTCCGGCCGTCACCCCGGCCGTCCTTGCCGGGGCACTCATCGTCTTCTATCTCTCCATCGAGAACTTCGGCGTGCCCATCCTCATCGGCGAGGACTTCCGGGTGCTCTCCGTGCAGGCCTACAATGAATTCATCAGCGAGATGGGCGGCAACCCCTCCATGGCGGGGGCCCTCAGCACCGTGCTGCTCGCGATCACCATGGGCCTCACCATCCTCCAGAAGTACTGGGTCGAGCGAAAGAGCTACGCCATGTCGGCCGTCCAGCGGCCCGAGGTCCTTCGCGCAAGACCCCTTTCCACGCTCCTGATGTGGCTGTTCTGCGCGGGGATCGTGTTCACGGCCCTCTTCCCCTTTGCCGTCGTCATGGTCTCCTCCGTCACCAAGACCTCCGGGCCCGTCATGTACTACGGGGAGTTCAGCCTGGAGAACTTCGTGAAGGCCTTCACCATCGCCCCGCGGCCCATCGTCAACTCCTTCTTCCTCGCCACGGTCTCGACCCTCGTGGGGATCGTCTTCGGCCTTCTGGTGAGCTATCTGCTGGTGAGGCGGCGCGGGAAGTTGAGCTACCTCCTCGACGCCATGGTCATGCTGCCCCTGGCCATCGCCGGGACCGTGCAGGGGATTGCCCTGGCGGCGACGTACAACACGGGGCTCATCGTGCTCACGGGGACCTGGATGATTCTGGCGCTGGCCTACTTCATCCGGAAGGTGCCCTTCTCGATCAAGACGACCTCGTCGCTGCTGGAGCAGATCGACAAGTCCGTCGAAGAGGCCTCGATCAACCTCGGAGTCCCTCCCTTCCGCTCCTTCCTCAAGGTCGTGGTCCCCACGATGCTTCCCGGAATCGTCGCCGGGGCCATCATCATGTGGGTGACCACCCTCGCGGAGCTGAGCTCCACCATCGTCCTGTACTACGGCCCCTGGGCGACGATGACCGTGGAGATCTTCCAGCGCATGGGCAGCGGCGAGTTCGGCCCCGCCTCGGCCTATGCCACCATTCTCATCCTCTCCGTCCTCGTCCCGCTGTTTTTCCTGCAGAGGGTTCTGGGCAAGGACTTGACGACGGCGCTGTAG